One window from the genome of Pseudanabaena yagii GIHE-NHR1 encodes:
- a CDS encoding pentapeptide repeat-containing protein encodes MKIAARILRNFIFKAINILLCLALIVVGANPASADVYVKAFLEGADFSGRSLQGYQFNESDLRDSSFVNADAQGVSFFAANMKESNLTGANLSNSTLDNARLDKANLTNVVLEGAFAYGTSFNNVIIDGADFTDVDLRPPVRKKLCQLAKGQNPKTKRLTRETLECE; translated from the coding sequence ATGAAAATCGCAGCTCGGATCTTACGCAATTTTATCTTTAAAGCCATCAATATATTACTGTGCTTGGCTCTGATCGTGGTTGGTGCAAATCCTGCTAGTGCTGATGTATATGTCAAAGCCTTTTTGGAAGGAGCCGATTTTTCAGGGCGATCGCTCCAAGGTTATCAGTTTAATGAATCAGATCTCAGGGATTCTTCATTTGTGAATGCTGATGCCCAAGGAGTAAGCTTTTTTGCCGCCAATATGAAAGAGTCGAACTTGACAGGTGCAAATCTCAGCAATAGCACTCTTGATAATGCTCGTCTTGACAAGGCAAACTTGACCAATGTTGTACTGGAAGGTGCTTTTGCCTATGGTACTTCCTTTAATAATGTAATTATTGATGGAGCTGACTTTACCGATGTGGATTTACGCCCCCCAGTACGCAAGAAGCTTTGTCAATTGGCAAAAGGACAAAATCCAAAGACCAAAAGACTAACCCGTGAAACCCTTGAATGTGAATAG
- a CDS encoding SpoIIE family protein phosphatase, producing MQLNETPNDLSSGRLLQRSLLPQSLPSYPGLDIAAEVWTAVDLGGDYYQFLEQSGILAVAIADSSGKSVAGAIHAALFKGQLDAYAQQGRLQNPSSVLNSLNQLLCKSGTDDAVALCYGALDFITYELHLGNAGIPGPLIYRAKTNTCEEVVNPAIALGRFDSASYRSTSRALNEGDIVIFFSDGLFEAANAQGQEFGRSQGENISPLRQTVINLSQQSASEILHGLKQALDVFSGLDIPEDDVSIVVIKLKQKVHFSEMRNCPYLEALQAWERSEETDESALLRGTRLAEAIAWADGQPDLSKIDRNFLEASQRINEREQLMAARAADADRLEKLSQELEKSLDAERRQRVIAEMGEINEKIVALTISSEALYLSNNHIEAMIAGVIGGVQLKRLTTQVDESALENLRANTQIRAITALEQVVYGTHEYNRLEGHGFWVNKVCYSRDGQFIGSASSDRTIKIWNVAGVLLQTLVGHTNWVTSVAFSPDGNLLVSGSRDNMVKLWQRNPQTGEFDPQPIATMKGHEGPVLDVCFSHDGEMIASASEDTTVKLWKSDGTAIRTLRGGHDRWVTCVAFHPNSKSLVSGSADRNLIIWNTMGVPIRHLRGHDSFVESVAYAPNGLAIVSGSRDRTVKMWGSDGILIKTFYGHSDKVWSVAFSNDNHTIASSGFDRTIRVWDIEQGLLYTFQGHGDVVHSIAFSPDGKTLASASRDTTVKLWAIRGTPLRTLMGHTDEVYSIVVSPNSKFLASACKDKTVNLWNANGTLEAVLEGHNDKVNCVTFSPDSTTILTAGADTSIKLWRTDGTLIDTISAHRAEIYSVVYRCDGQVFASCSADGTVRVWSADGKWLQTLTGHAAEVYSIAFSPDGSMLASASKDKLINLWSWDGTLLKTLDGHSAEVYTVCFNPNGKMIASGSMDQSVKLWSIEGDLIKTLNGHSAEVTSVCFSPDGKSIVSASEDSTIQFWSGDGTLLRTFNGHQGPVRSVCFSPNGKILVSTGEDRKIIMWNLDLENLLMRGCQWLQEYLRTNINVSEEDKRTCLGGCAWLYKYLKSTPPS from the coding sequence ATGCAGTTAAATGAAACTCCCAATGATCTATCAAGTGGCAGACTGCTCCAAAGAAGCTTGCTGCCACAGAGTCTGCCTTCTTACCCTGGGCTAGATATTGCTGCGGAGGTTTGGACAGCCGTAGATCTTGGTGGGGACTATTATCAGTTTTTAGAACAATCAGGAATATTAGCAGTAGCGATCGCCGACTCTTCAGGTAAGTCGGTCGCAGGAGCGATTCATGCTGCTTTATTTAAGGGACAGCTTGATGCTTATGCCCAGCAGGGGCGATTACAAAATCCTTCATCAGTACTGAATTCGTTAAATCAATTACTCTGTAAAAGTGGTACTGATGACGCAGTAGCGCTATGTTATGGAGCGCTGGATTTTATTACCTATGAACTGCATTTAGGGAATGCAGGTATTCCTGGACCACTAATTTATCGCGCAAAAACTAACACTTGCGAAGAAGTCGTTAATCCTGCGATCGCTCTTGGTCGTTTTGATAGTGCTTCCTATCGCTCCACATCACGCGCCCTGAACGAAGGAGATATCGTTATCTTTTTTAGTGATGGTCTATTTGAAGCGGCTAATGCTCAAGGTCAGGAATTTGGCAGATCTCAGGGAGAAAATATTTCGCCACTACGTCAGACCGTAATTAACTTATCGCAACAATCAGCGAGCGAGATCTTGCATGGTTTAAAGCAAGCCCTTGATGTCTTTTCAGGATTAGATATCCCTGAAGATGATGTATCTATAGTTGTGATCAAACTCAAGCAGAAAGTACATTTCTCAGAAATGCGGAATTGCCCATACCTTGAGGCTTTACAGGCGTGGGAGCGCTCCGAAGAAACCGATGAGTCTGCTTTATTAAGGGGGACTCGTCTGGCTGAGGCGATCGCTTGGGCAGATGGGCAGCCAGATCTCTCAAAAATTGATCGTAATTTTCTAGAAGCATCGCAAAGAATCAATGAGCGCGAACAGTTAATGGCGGCACGGGCTGCCGATGCCGATCGCCTTGAAAAGCTAAGTCAAGAACTCGAAAAAAGCCTAGATGCTGAGCGTCGTCAACGTGTAATTGCGGAGATGGGCGAAATCAATGAAAAAATCGTAGCGCTCACAATTTCTTCGGAAGCTCTCTATCTGTCTAACAATCATATTGAGGCGATGATTGCAGGCGTAATTGGTGGGGTACAGCTCAAGCGCCTCACCACCCAAGTTGATGAAAGTGCGCTCGAAAATCTGCGGGCAAATACTCAAATTCGCGCCATTACGGCTCTAGAGCAAGTTGTCTATGGGACCCATGAATATAATCGCCTCGAAGGACATGGATTCTGGGTTAACAAGGTTTGCTATTCCCGTGATGGTCAGTTTATTGGTTCAGCCAGTAGCGATCGCACCATTAAGATCTGGAATGTTGCAGGCGTATTATTACAAACCTTAGTGGGGCATACTAACTGGGTCACGAGTGTGGCTTTTAGTCCCGATGGCAACTTACTAGTGTCAGGTAGCCGTGACAATATGGTTAAGCTGTGGCAACGCAATCCTCAGACAGGTGAATTTGACCCACAGCCGATCGCAACTATGAAAGGACATGAAGGACCTGTGCTAGATGTCTGTTTCAGCCATGACGGCGAGATGATTGCTTCGGCTAGCGAAGATACGACCGTCAAGCTCTGGAAAAGTGATGGCACGGCAATTCGGACTTTACGCGGTGGTCACGATCGCTGGGTTACCTGTGTAGCATTTCATCCCAATAGCAAATCCCTCGTATCGGGCAGTGCCGATCGCAACCTGATTATTTGGAATACTATGGGCGTACCAATCAGGCATTTACGCGGGCATGATAGCTTTGTCGAAAGTGTTGCCTATGCGCCCAATGGTCTAGCGATCGTTTCTGGTAGTCGCGATCGCACCGTTAAAATGTGGGGTTCCGATGGCATTTTAATTAAAACGTTTTATGGACATTCCGATAAAGTTTGGAGTGTAGCGTTTAGCAATGACAATCACACCATTGCTTCCAGTGGATTTGATCGCACTATTCGAGTTTGGGATATTGAACAAGGCTTACTCTACACCTTCCAAGGTCATGGTGATGTTGTGCATAGCATTGCCTTTAGTCCTGATGGAAAAACCCTCGCATCTGCTAGTAGGGATACAACGGTAAAACTTTGGGCAATTCGGGGTACGCCTTTACGCACTTTAATGGGACATACGGACGAAGTCTACTCGATCGTCGTTAGTCCCAACTCCAAGTTTCTTGCCTCCGCTTGTAAGGATAAAACAGTCAATCTCTGGAATGCCAATGGCACATTAGAAGCTGTACTAGAAGGACATAACGATAAGGTCAATTGTGTTACTTTCAGTCCCGATAGCACCACTATTCTCACCGCAGGCGCAGATACCTCAATCAAACTTTGGCGGACGGATGGAACCCTGATTGATACGATCAGCGCCCATCGTGCCGAAATCTATAGCGTTGTCTATCGCTGTGATGGTCAGGTTTTTGCCTCCTGTAGTGCAGATGGGACTGTGAGAGTATGGAGTGCTGATGGCAAATGGTTACAAACCCTCACAGGTCACGCCGCAGAAGTCTATAGCATTGCCTTTAGTCCTGACGGTAGTATGCTTGCCTCAGCCAGTAAAGACAAACTGATCAATCTTTGGAGTTGGGATGGCACTCTTCTCAAAACCTTAGACGGACATAGCGCGGAAGTCTATACGGTTTGCTTTAATCCCAATGGCAAGATGATTGCTAGCGGCAGTATGGATCAAAGTGTCAAACTATGGAGCATTGAAGGAGACTTAATTAAAACCCTCAATGGACATAGTGCTGAGGTAACTAGTGTCTGTTTCAGTCCCGATGGTAAGTCGATTGTTTCGGCAAGCGAAGACTCCACAATTCAGTTTTGGAGTGGTGATGGGACTCTATTACGCACCTTTAATGGTCATCAGGGACCTGTGCGAAGTGTATGCTTCAGTCCTAATGGCAAAATTTTAGTATCAACGGGTGAAGATCGCAAAATCATCATGTGGAATCTCGATCTGGAAAACCTATTGATGCGTGGTTGTCAGTGGCTACAAGAATATTTAAGAACGAATATTAACGTTTCCGAAGAGGATAAACGCACCTGTTTAGGTGGCTGTGCTTGGCTCTATAAATATCTCAAATCTACACCGCCATCTTAA
- the devC gene encoding ABC transporter permease DevC: MLAIPLAWLQLTYQKGRLAIAILGIMFAVILIAMQLGFQEALFKSSILLHLNLRSDLILIHPSSNNLLNLKQFSRRRLYQANGFAGVKSVHPVYIGLAPWNSPELGVKEDILAIGVSPQANPFLFPNIKPDFDKTQLPDVVLFDRGSREDFYGAVASEYEIAIARGKSLTKEVANRAITIGGLFNMGVSFAANGTLITSEQNFLRIFPDRLVGNISLGLVQLEQGADAIAIRDAIRSQLDQDVKVLTKQEFINLELNYWSEATPIGFIFGLGVAMGFIVGVVIVYQVLYKDVSDHLAEYATLKAMGYSNFYLFSLVLQESLLLALCGFLPAISVCALLYHITQSATGLLMELGSDRILQLFVLTIAMCAISGTLSLRKVQRADPAEIFD; the protein is encoded by the coding sequence ATGTTGGCGATTCCTTTAGCATGGCTGCAACTTACCTATCAAAAGGGGCGTTTAGCGATCGCCATCCTTGGCATCATGTTTGCGGTAATTTTGATTGCTATGCAACTTGGTTTTCAGGAAGCTCTATTTAAAAGCTCTATATTATTGCACCTGAATTTACGGAGCGACCTCATCCTGATTCACCCTAGCTCCAATAACTTGCTCAACCTGAAGCAGTTTTCGCGTCGTCGGCTCTATCAAGCTAATGGATTCGCAGGTGTCAAGTCCGTACACCCTGTATATATTGGCTTAGCACCTTGGAACTCCCCTGAACTTGGAGTCAAAGAAGATATTTTAGCGATCGGCGTTTCCCCACAGGCTAATCCCTTTTTGTTTCCCAATATCAAACCAGACTTCGACAAAACCCAACTGCCTGATGTTGTTTTATTCGATCGCGGTTCGCGAGAAGACTTTTATGGTGCGGTAGCCTCGGAATATGAAATAGCGATCGCCAGAGGTAAAAGTCTTACTAAGGAAGTTGCAAACCGAGCCATTACCATCGGTGGGCTATTTAACATGGGAGTTTCCTTTGCTGCCAATGGTACGCTGATCACCAGTGAACAGAACTTTTTGCGAATCTTTCCCGATCGCCTTGTCGGAAATATTAGCTTAGGGCTAGTGCAATTAGAACAAGGAGCCGATGCGATTGCTATTCGAGATGCCATACGATCGCAATTAGATCAAGACGTAAAAGTATTGACTAAACAGGAATTCATTAACTTAGAGCTAAATTATTGGTCAGAAGCAACCCCCATCGGTTTCATCTTTGGCTTGGGTGTAGCTATGGGTTTTATCGTCGGAGTTGTGATTGTTTACCAAGTCCTATACAAAGATGTTTCTGATCACCTTGCAGAATATGCCACTCTCAAAGCAATGGGCTACAGCAACTTTTATCTGTTTAGTCTCGTGTTACAAGAGTCCTTACTTTTGGCTTTATGTGGCTTTCTGCCAGCTATATCAGTTTGTGCACTCCTCTATCACATTACTCAGAGTGCTACAGGTTTGTTGATGGAGTTAGGTAGCGATCGCATTTTGCAGTTATTTGTACTCACTATTGCCATGTGTGCCATATCAGGAACATTATCCCTTCGCAAAGTCCAAAGGGCTGATCCTGCGGAAATATTTGACTGA
- the tuf gene encoding elongation factor Tu, with translation MARAKFERTKPHVNIGTIGHVDHGKTTLTAAITMSLAAAGQATAKAYDQIDAAPEEKARGITINTAHVEYQTTERHYAHVDCPGHADYVKNMITGAAQMDGAILLVSAADGPEPQTREHILLARQVGVPNLVVFLNKEDQMEGEDELVELVELEVRELLSSYDFDGDNIPITRGSALKAVEQMTANPKTQRGENPWVDKIWALMDSVDSYIPTPERAVDKPFLMAVEDVFSITGRGTVATGRIERGTVKVGDVVELVGLGDTRSTTVTGIEMFKKSLDEGLAGDNAGLLLRGIQKSDIERGMVLAKPKSITPHTQFEGQVYILTEKEGGRKTPFFPGYRPQFYVRTTDVTGTIVSFTADDGSDAEMVMPGDRIKVTVELINPIAIEQEMRFAIREGGRTVGSGVVTSILK, from the coding sequence ATGGCACGCGCTAAATTTGAAAGAACCAAGCCCCACGTTAATATCGGTACTATCGGTCACGTTGACCATGGTAAGACCACTCTAACCGCTGCAATCACTATGTCTCTTGCAGCAGCAGGACAAGCAACGGCAAAAGCATACGACCAAATTGATGCTGCTCCTGAAGAAAAAGCTCGTGGTATTACCATTAACACTGCTCACGTTGAGTACCAAACCACTGAGCGCCACTATGCACACGTTGACTGTCCCGGCCACGCTGACTATGTTAAGAACATGATCACTGGTGCTGCACAGATGGACGGAGCTATTTTGCTCGTATCTGCTGCTGATGGTCCTGAGCCTCAAACCCGTGAGCACATTTTGCTAGCTCGTCAGGTAGGTGTACCTAACCTAGTAGTTTTCTTGAACAAAGAAGACCAAATGGAAGGTGAAGACGAACTCGTTGAACTCGTTGAACTCGAAGTTCGTGAATTGCTATCTTCCTATGACTTTGATGGTGACAATATTCCCATCACTCGTGGTTCTGCATTGAAAGCAGTTGAGCAAATGACTGCTAATCCTAAGACCCAACGTGGGGAAAATCCTTGGGTAGACAAGATTTGGGCTTTGATGGATTCCGTTGATTCCTACATTCCTACTCCTGAGCGTGCAGTTGATAAGCCCTTCTTGATGGCTGTTGAAGACGTATTCTCTATTACTGGTCGTGGTACTGTTGCGACTGGTCGTATTGAGCGTGGTACTGTCAAGGTTGGCGATGTTGTTGAACTCGTTGGACTTGGTGATACTCGTTCCACTACCGTTACTGGTATTGAAATGTTTAAGAAGAGCTTGGATGAAGGGCTTGCTGGAGACAACGCAGGTCTCTTGCTCCGTGGTATTCAAAAAAGCGATATCGAGCGTGGTATGGTTTTGGCTAAGCCTAAGTCCATCACTCCTCACACTCAATTTGAAGGTCAAGTATACATTTTGACCGAAAAAGAAGGCGGTCGTAAGACTCCTTTCTTCCCTGGCTATCGTCCTCAGTTCTATGTGCGTACAACCGACGTAACTGGAACCATTGTTAGCTTTACTGCCGATGATGGTAGCGATGCGGAAATGGTTATGCCTGGAGATCGTATCAAGGTAACTGTTGAGTTGATCAACCCGATCGCAATTGAACAAGAAATGCGCTTCGCAATTCGTGAAGGCGGTCGTACCGTTGGATCTGGCGTTGTTACCAGTATCTTGAAGTAG
- the fusA gene encoding elongation factor G has translation MERSIALDKVRNIGIAAHIDAGKTTTTERILFYSGVVHKIGEVHDGTATTDWMAQERERGITITAAAISTSWKDHRINIIDTPGHVDFTIEVERSMRVLDGVVAVFCAVGGVQPQSETVWRQADRYKVPRLVFVNKMDRMGANFLRVREQIRARFGSNAVPIQLPIGSEAELIGIIDLVKMKAYIYKDEIGKDIEETDIPADMTDLVNDWRAQLLESVADSDDVLMEKYLEGEELTEDEVRAGLRKGTLNGKIVPMTCGSAFKNKGVQLLLDAVIDYLPSPSDVKPVQGLLPNGEEAIRESNDNAPMSALAFKIMSDPYGRLTFVRVYSGVLKKGSYALNSSKNKKERISRLIVLKADERQEVDELRAGDLGAVLGLKDTFTGDTLCDDTAPIVLETLFIPEPVISVAVEPKTKQDMEKLSKALQSLSEEDPTFRVMTDSETNQTIISGMGELHLEILVDRMKREFNVEANVGAPQVAYRETIRKTVSNVEGKFMRQSGGKGQYGHVVIDLEPAEPGTGFEFVSKIVGGVIPKEYIKPSEQGMKEACESGILAGYPLIDVRATLVHGSFHDVDSSEMAFKIAGSMAIKEAVMKAQPVLLEPMMKVEVETPEDYMGDVIGDLSRRRGNIAGMEDAPSGKRVEARVPLSEMFGYSTDLRSATQGRASFSMEFSHYEEVPRNVAEAIIAKSKGKE, from the coding sequence GTGGAACGCTCTATTGCCTTAGATAAGGTACGCAATATAGGTATTGCAGCGCACATTGACGCTGGTAAAACCACAACTACAGAGCGCATTCTGTTTTATTCTGGCGTTGTTCACAAAATAGGTGAAGTTCATGATGGAACCGCAACGACAGATTGGATGGCGCAAGAACGTGAACGCGGTATTACCATTACGGCAGCAGCTATTAGTACTAGCTGGAAAGACCACCGCATCAATATCATCGACACACCTGGACACGTAGACTTCACCATCGAAGTAGAGCGTTCTATGCGTGTACTTGATGGTGTAGTTGCTGTTTTCTGTGCCGTCGGTGGTGTGCAACCCCAGTCCGAAACTGTATGGAGACAAGCAGATCGTTATAAAGTACCTCGCCTAGTATTCGTCAATAAGATGGATCGGATGGGGGCAAATTTCTTACGAGTAAGAGAACAAATTCGGGCTCGCTTCGGTTCTAATGCTGTTCCTATCCAATTACCTATTGGTAGTGAAGCAGAACTGATAGGCATCATTGACCTAGTCAAAATGAAAGCCTACATCTATAAAGATGAGATCGGCAAAGATATCGAAGAAACAGATATTCCTGCTGACATGACTGATCTCGTTAACGATTGGCGTGCCCAGTTGTTAGAATCGGTAGCTGATTCTGACGATGTCCTGATGGAAAAATATCTTGAAGGTGAGGAACTCACTGAAGATGAAGTTAGAGCAGGACTGCGTAAGGGAACTCTGAACGGCAAAATTGTACCCATGACCTGTGGCTCGGCATTCAAAAATAAAGGCGTACAGCTTTTACTAGATGCCGTCATTGATTATCTACCTTCGCCTAGTGATGTTAAACCTGTTCAAGGTTTACTACCTAATGGTGAAGAGGCTATTCGTGAATCTAATGATAACGCCCCAATGTCAGCACTTGCTTTCAAGATCATGTCTGACCCCTATGGTCGTCTTACCTTCGTGCGTGTTTACTCTGGAGTCCTGAAGAAGGGATCATATGCGCTCAACTCCAGCAAAAACAAGAAGGAAAGAATCTCACGACTGATCGTACTGAAAGCTGATGAGCGTCAAGAGGTTGATGAGCTCAGAGCAGGGGATCTTGGTGCTGTATTAGGACTCAAGGACACCTTTACTGGTGACACTCTTTGTGATGACACCGCACCGATTGTTCTTGAGACTCTATTTATTCCTGAGCCTGTTATTTCTGTTGCAGTTGAGCCAAAGACAAAGCAGGATATGGAAAAATTATCCAAGGCTCTGCAATCTTTATCTGAAGAAGATCCTACATTCCGTGTCATGACAGATTCAGAAACTAATCAAACGATTATTTCTGGTATGGGTGAGCTACACCTTGAAATTCTTGTTGATCGGATGAAGCGGGAATTCAATGTTGAAGCTAACGTTGGCGCACCTCAGGTTGCTTACCGTGAAACTATTCGCAAGACTGTCTCTAATGTTGAAGGCAAGTTCATGCGTCAGAGTGGTGGTAAGGGGCAATATGGTCACGTTGTGATCGATTTGGAACCTGCTGAACCAGGTACAGGATTTGAGTTTGTGTCGAAAATCGTCGGCGGTGTTATTCCTAAAGAATACATCAAGCCTTCGGAACAAGGCATGAAGGAAGCCTGTGAATCAGGTATTCTGGCAGGTTATCCTCTCATTGATGTTAGAGCAACCCTCGTCCATGGTTCTTTCCATGATGTGGACTCTTCAGAAATGGCTTTCAAAATTGCTGGCTCGATGGCAATCAAGGAAGCTGTAATGAAAGCTCAGCCTGTTTTACTTGAACCAATGATGAAGGTTGAAGTAGAAACACCAGAAGACTACATGGGTGATGTCATCGGAGACCTCAGCCGTCGTCGTGGCAACATTGCTGGTATGGAAGACGCTCCATCTGGCAAACGGGTTGAAGCAAGAGTTCCCTTGTCTGAGATGTTTGGTTATTCTACTGACCTTCGCTCAGCAACTCAAGGCAGAGCAAGCTTCTCAATGGAATTTAGCCATTACGAAGAAGTACCTAGAAACGTTGCTGAAGCCATCATTGCGAAAAGCAAGGGCAAAGAGTAG
- the rpsG gene encoding 30S ribosomal protein S7, translating to MSRRTKASKRITPPDSVYNSRLISMLIRRVMSRGKHSVASHIVYKALDTIGERTGNPPLEVFDRAIRNATPLVEVKARRVGGATYQVPMEVRTDRGVALALRWLVQYSRARAGRSMVTKLANELMDAANETGQTIRKREETHKMAEANKAFAHYRY from the coding sequence ATGTCCCGTAGAACCAAAGCGTCAAAGCGCATAACTCCCCCTGATTCGGTTTATAACAGCCGCCTCATTAGTATGCTTATCCGTCGTGTTATGTCACGCGGCAAGCATTCCGTGGCTTCCCACATAGTTTACAAAGCTCTCGACACCATCGGCGAGCGTACAGGCAATCCACCTCTAGAAGTGTTTGATCGCGCAATTCGTAACGCCACACCACTAGTAGAAGTAAAGGCTCGCCGTGTTGGTGGTGCAACTTATCAAGTACCAATGGAAGTCCGTACCGATCGCGGTGTTGCTCTAGCTCTTCGTTGGTTAGTTCAATATTCTCGTGCTCGTGCTGGACGCAGTATGGTCACTAAGTTAGCAAACGAACTGATGGATGCTGCAAACGAAACTGGTCAAACCATCCGTAAACGTGAAGAAACTCACAAAATGGCAGAAGCAAACAAAGCTTTCGCCCATTACCGCTACTAA
- the rpsL gene encoding 30S ribosomal protein S12, producing the protein MPTIQQLIRSERQTINTKTKSPALKSCPQRRGVCTRVYTTTPKKPNSALRKVARVRLTSGFEVTAYIPGIGHNLQEHSVVMIRGGRVKDLPGVRYHIIRGTLDTSGVKDRKQGRSKYGAKRPKPGQAPAASTGKKKK; encoded by the coding sequence ATGCCCACGATCCAACAGCTCATCCGCAGTGAGCGCCAAACCATAAATACAAAAACAAAGTCTCCTGCTCTCAAGAGCTGTCCTCAACGCAGGGGAGTATGTACGCGCGTCTACACTACAACACCCAAAAAGCCCAACTCTGCACTTAGAAAAGTGGCACGGGTACGCTTGACTTCTGGATTTGAAGTCACCGCATACATCCCTGGAATTGGGCATAACCTCCAAGAACACTCCGTTGTGATGATTAGAGGCGGTCGTGTAAAAGATTTACCAGGTGTACGCTATCACATTATCCGTGGGACTCTTGATACTTCAGGTGTAAAGGATCGCAAGCAAGGACGCTCCAAGTATGGCGCGAAGCGACCTAAGCCCGGTCAAGCCCCAGCCGCAAGCACTGGCAAGAAGAAAAAGTAA
- the tpiA gene encoding triose-phosphate isomerase: MPKIVIAGNWKMYKTQSEAKAFFSEFPAHLKATASQAAIADQQILICVPYTNLAILQTLVPSLGQNNLSIGAQNVHWAENGAFTGEISAPMLVELGIKYVIIGHSERRQFFGETDETVNKRLKSAQAHGLTPILCVGESKQQRDANETESWIFSQLAADLVDVDQNNLIIAYEPIWAIGTGDTCEATEANRVIGLIRSKLSNRDITIQYGGSVKSDNIDEIMAQPEINGVLVGGASLDPAGFARIVNYR; encoded by the coding sequence TTGCCTAAAATCGTTATTGCTGGCAACTGGAAAATGTATAAAACCCAGTCCGAAGCCAAAGCATTTTTCTCAGAATTTCCCGCACATCTTAAAGCCACCGCATCCCAAGCGGCGATCGCTGATCAGCAAATCCTCATTTGCGTGCCTTATACCAACCTCGCGATCCTTCAGACCCTTGTACCATCACTTGGTCAAAATAACTTAAGTATTGGTGCTCAAAATGTCCATTGGGCAGAAAATGGCGCATTTACAGGTGAAATTTCTGCGCCAATGCTAGTCGAGCTTGGCATCAAATATGTAATCATTGGTCATAGCGAACGTCGTCAGTTTTTTGGTGAAACTGATGAAACCGTGAACAAACGCCTTAAATCAGCACAAGCTCATGGCTTAACCCCCATCCTCTGTGTTGGTGAAAGCAAACAACAAAGGGATGCCAATGAGACTGAATCTTGGATTTTCTCGCAACTTGCCGCCGATCTCGTTGATGTTGACCAAAATAATTTGATCATCGCTTACGAACCAATTTGGGCGATCGGTACAGGTGACACCTGTGAGGCAACTGAAGCTAACCGTGTTATTGGACTGATTCGTAGTAAGTTAAGTAATCGCGATATCACAATTCAGTACGGTGGTTCAGTTAAGTCTGATAATATCGATGAGATTATGGCACAACCTGAAATTAATGGTGTGTTAGTTGGTGGAGCCAGTCTTGACCCAGCAGGCTTCGCCCGTATCGTCAATTATCGTTAA